In Rhodococcus sp. OK302, one genomic interval encodes:
- a CDS encoding PucR family transcriptional regulator: MPITIRQLCDTELFSLRVLTGNDQLNRPLTWAHASELQDPTPFLDGGELLLLTGVSLPTTAAETTRFVRTLVAAGIAGIGFGTGLHYDEVPRNLIDATSHFDIPLIEVPLQTPFIAITKAVSRAQSDDDMKQLRNNYQSLRRLLQAALTVNGTRAVVRRVAELIGGWAGLLDSAGHMVEVSHGPAISGVERTASERQARPMEVSFLTSDNEDVISHPLLTSTGKLMGYLVAGCPGAVGSLNQGIVIAASSLLTLMTTRARDAQLTMNQLRSVAMYQLFEGQNTLARDISGELWGGFPVEPFQVFHVAGSSGLLESVSVSLLDGLSRDLAFGITDDALTVVVSATDSGRILARIEEVDVTVGVSDVLWWEDLSRARRQAAQAAAEASSRDLRSMRFAELSESGLSAFLDQDRSTAFAAAHLRPLLEAKGGSELYRTLAMWLAHNGVNDTTATALNVHRHTLRSRLSRIEVLLGLDLGSPTERAELWLEYRLLGDAPTA, encoded by the coding sequence ATGCCGATCACCATCCGTCAGCTTTGCGACACCGAGCTGTTCAGTCTACGCGTGCTGACCGGAAACGATCAACTAAATCGCCCGCTGACCTGGGCACATGCTTCCGAATTGCAAGATCCGACGCCCTTCCTGGACGGCGGTGAACTACTGCTTCTCACGGGGGTGTCACTGCCCACGACAGCGGCAGAAACTACCCGATTCGTCCGGACTCTGGTCGCAGCCGGAATTGCCGGAATTGGATTCGGAACTGGCCTGCACTACGACGAAGTACCGCGAAATCTGATCGACGCGACCTCGCATTTCGACATCCCGTTGATCGAAGTCCCACTGCAAACTCCGTTCATCGCCATCACCAAGGCCGTGTCGCGGGCCCAATCCGACGACGACATGAAGCAACTCCGAAACAACTACCAAAGCCTGCGCCGGCTACTGCAAGCTGCGCTGACGGTCAACGGGACGCGCGCCGTGGTACGCCGCGTCGCGGAACTGATCGGCGGCTGGGCCGGGTTGCTCGACAGCGCGGGCCATATGGTCGAGGTATCGCACGGTCCGGCGATCAGCGGAGTGGAACGCACGGCGTCCGAACGCCAGGCTCGGCCGATGGAGGTCAGCTTTCTCACGAGCGACAACGAAGACGTGATTTCGCATCCACTGTTGACGTCGACCGGCAAGTTGATGGGTTATCTCGTCGCGGGATGTCCGGGTGCGGTCGGGTCCTTGAACCAGGGCATCGTCATCGCCGCGTCTTCACTGCTGACTCTGATGACGACCCGGGCACGTGACGCCCAGTTGACGATGAACCAACTGCGTTCGGTTGCGATGTATCAACTCTTCGAAGGGCAGAACACCCTGGCCCGCGATATTTCCGGGGAACTGTGGGGAGGTTTTCCGGTCGAGCCGTTCCAGGTCTTTCATGTTGCCGGGAGCAGCGGGCTGCTGGAAAGCGTGTCCGTCTCATTGCTCGACGGCCTCAGCCGCGATCTCGCTTTCGGGATTACCGACGATGCGCTGACCGTGGTCGTGTCGGCTACGGACAGTGGACGAATCCTCGCGCGCATCGAAGAGGTCGACGTAACCGTCGGCGTTTCGGACGTTCTGTGGTGGGAAGATCTGTCCCGGGCCAGACGGCAGGCGGCGCAGGCTGCGGCCGAAGCAAGTTCACGTGACCTCCGCTCGATGCGGTTCGCGGAACTTTCGGAGAGCGGCTTGTCGGCGTTCCTCGACCAAGATCGGTCGACGGCCTTCGCGGCAGCCCACTTGCGCCCCCTTCTCGAAGCGAAGGGTGGTAGCGAGCTGTATCGGACCTTGGCAATGTGGCTGGCCCACAACGGAGTCAATGACACTACGGCGACGGCCTTGAACGTCCATCGGCATACGTTGCGCAGCAGACTTTCTCGAATCGAGGTTCTTCTCGGGCTCGACCTCGGCTCGCCCACCGAGCGGGCAGAACTGTGGCTCGAGTATCGCCTTCTCGGTGATGCCCCCACTGCCTGA